The following proteins are co-located in the Pararhizobium capsulatum DSM 1112 genome:
- a CDS encoding ABC transporter permease: MRSASLQIHLAFKLATALLAVAGSVVLLMALTRLIPGDPATVILGSRATPEAVAALNARIGLDKPLVEQVFVFFGRLVSGDLGEDVFNGRPVLALVASALPNTVALAISAMLCAIALGVPLALLSARWPGGKIDRLIAFLSVGFISTPSFVVSVFLLMVFSVTLRWFPVLGAGESGDLGDQLWHLVLPTAALAAGWVGYIARLLRSSLLEVLGENHIRTLRAYGVSETKILVKYALKPAVLPTVAVLGMGFGELLGGAVFAEVIFNRPGLGSLIYDAIRTRNYPVVQGGVFVIVLLYVLTNLVADLSQSLIDPRERSRLISGRGQ; the protein is encoded by the coding sequence ATGAGGAGCGCGTCCCTCCAGATCCATCTCGCCTTCAAGCTGGCGACGGCGCTTCTCGCCGTTGCCGGCTCTGTCGTGCTTCTGATGGCGCTGACACGGCTGATCCCCGGCGACCCCGCGACCGTGATCCTGGGTTCACGCGCGACGCCCGAGGCCGTCGCAGCCCTCAACGCCCGCATCGGCCTCGACAAACCGCTGGTCGAGCAGGTCTTCGTCTTCTTCGGCCGGCTGGTTTCCGGCGATCTCGGGGAAGATGTCTTCAACGGCCGCCCGGTCCTTGCCCTCGTCGCCTCTGCCCTGCCGAACACGGTAGCGCTCGCGATTTCCGCCATGCTCTGTGCCATCGCGCTCGGCGTGCCGCTCGCTCTCCTCTCCGCGCGCTGGCCGGGCGGCAAGATCGATCGGCTGATCGCGTTCCTGAGCGTCGGCTTCATCTCGACGCCGAGTTTCGTCGTTTCGGTTTTCCTGCTGATGGTATTTTCCGTGACGCTGCGCTGGTTTCCGGTGCTGGGGGCCGGCGAAAGCGGCGATCTCGGGGACCAACTCTGGCATCTGGTATTGCCGACTGCAGCGCTCGCCGCCGGATGGGTGGGCTATATCGCCCGCCTGCTGCGTTCGTCGCTTTTGGAAGTGCTCGGGGAAAACCATATCCGTACGCTGCGTGCCTATGGTGTCAGCGAAACGAAGATCCTCGTGAAATACGCGCTGAAACCAGCGGTGCTGCCGACGGTCGCCGTGCTGGGCATGGGTTTCGGCGAACTGCTCGGCGGCGCGGTTTTTGCCGAGGTGATCTTTAACCGTCCCGGCCTCGGCTCGCTGATCTACGATGCGATCCGCACGCGTAACTATCCGGTGGTGCAGGGCGGCGTCTTCGTCATTGTGCTGCTTTATGTGCTCACCAATCTCGTTGCCGATCTGTCGCAAAGCCTGATCGATCCACGCGAGCGCTCTCGCCTCATCTCCGGCCGGGGGCAGTGA
- a CDS encoding LLM class flavin-dependent oxidoreductase, with protein sequence MSSPKEILLNAFNMNCVGHINHGLWTHPRDRSDEYNRLDYWTSLAATLERGLFDGLFLADIVGVYDVYQQSVDLTLKESIQLPVNDPLMLVSAMAAVTNGLGFGVTVNVHAEEPYIFARRMSTLDHLTEGRIGWNIVTGYLDSAARAVGQAALGEHDTRYDRADECLDLLYALWEGSWDDEAVIRDRQARVYADPQHVRKIKHEGKYYRADGYHLSEPSRQRTPVLYQAGTSGRGQQFAARHAECVFISSPDTNVARAASRSIRQGAVAQGRRAEDIRIFAGITVVVDRTEKAAQEKYEDYVRYASPEAGLAHFSAGTGIDFSQYELDEPITYGKGNFVQTSVDLARERGWTKRSILSGMELGGRYPLIIGSPEQVADALETWIDNGEVDGFNLARTVTPESYEDFIDLVVPVLQQRGRYKTAYGEGSLRKRLFGEGNRLPDRHTGATFRHGRSAEIPA encoded by the coding sequence GTGAGTTCACCAAAAGAAATTCTCCTCAACGCGTTCAACATGAACTGCGTCGGCCATATCAACCACGGTCTCTGGACTCATCCGCGCGATCGATCGGACGAATATAACAGGCTCGACTACTGGACCTCGCTTGCGGCGACGCTGGAACGCGGCCTGTTCGACGGGTTGTTTCTGGCGGATATCGTCGGCGTCTATGACGTCTATCAGCAGTCGGTCGACCTGACGCTGAAGGAATCGATCCAGCTTCCGGTCAACGATCCGTTGATGCTGGTCTCGGCTATGGCGGCGGTTACCAACGGGCTTGGCTTCGGCGTGACCGTCAACGTGCATGCCGAGGAGCCCTATATCTTCGCCCGCCGTATGTCGACGCTCGATCATCTGACCGAAGGCCGCATCGGCTGGAACATCGTCACCGGCTATCTCGACAGCGCCGCGCGCGCCGTGGGGCAGGCCGCCCTTGGTGAACATGATACACGCTACGACCGTGCCGACGAATGCCTCGATCTGCTCTACGCTCTCTGGGAAGGAAGCTGGGACGACGAGGCCGTTATTCGCGACCGGCAGGCGCGGGTCTATGCCGATCCGCAGCATGTGCGAAAGATAAAACACGAGGGCAAATACTACCGCGCCGATGGCTATCACCTGAGCGAACCGTCACGCCAGCGCACGCCGGTGCTCTATCAGGCTGGTACCTCCGGTCGTGGCCAGCAGTTCGCCGCCCGCCATGCCGAATGCGTCTTCATCTCATCGCCTGACACCAACGTGGCGCGAGCCGCATCACGGAGCATCCGGCAGGGTGCCGTCGCGCAAGGGCGGCGGGCCGAGGATATCAGGATCTTCGCCGGCATCACCGTTGTCGTCGACAGGACTGAGAAAGCGGCGCAGGAGAAATACGAGGATTACGTCCGCTATGCGAGCCCAGAGGCGGGCCTTGCCCATTTCTCCGCCGGCACCGGCATTGATTTTTCCCAATACGAACTCGATGAGCCGATTACCTACGGCAAAGGCAATTTCGTCCAGACCTCTGTCGATCTCGCCCGCGAACGCGGCTGGACGAAGCGCAGCATTCTATCGGGCATGGAACTTGGCGGCCGTTATCCGCTGATTATCGGCAGCCCGGAGCAGGTGGCCGATGCGCTCGAAACATGGATCGACAACGGCGAGGTGGACGGTTTCAATCTCGCCCGCACGGTGACGCCGGAAAGTTATGAGGATTTCATCGATCTGGTCGTCCCCGTGCTGCAGCAGCGTGGCCGATACAAGACGGCCTATGGCGAGGGAAGCCTGCGCAAGCGTTTGTTCGGCGAAGGAAACCGACTGCCGGATCGTCATACCGGCGCAACCTTCCGGCACGGCCGCTCGGCTGAAATCCCGGCCTGA
- a CDS encoding ABC transporter substrate-binding protein, translating into MTFNPTRRQVLVGGASIATIVAFGGVHPAVANEDRTKIAVRVEKDLSNLDPANRSGPVDLNVIWSVQQGLISFKPGSTEWELDAAEELEQVSDTEIRFKLRSGLAFTGGYGDLTAEDVKFSFERFIKPDSEGKPVTYAKDWSALDRVEVTGPLEGRIILKNPAPALYTIALADGSGRILSKKAFEALGEKAIATKLIGSGPYVLKEWTPREQFVLEINPDYKGAIKPHFLQIVGKPIGEQKTAEIAFQSGEIDFTAIDPESGKALAELPDASVTQIPAIDYVWFGPNIEKAPFDDIRVRQALRYAVDIDAILQGAYSGIYPRANSLLAPSLLGYWKDAPVHARDLEKAQALLAEAGHADGFKTKLTIEANARYEAIAQIIQANLAEVGIEVEIEALESAAYWALGENDASKDLELSLIKYNGKFDPGFQTQWFTSAQVGQWNWQRWKSADFDALHEKGGVTVDPAEREKIYIEAQKLLDESAAFIWITHNLNAFASRKWLKPGVLPNGNNWLYTAFTEATA; encoded by the coding sequence ATGACATTCAACCCCACGCGCCGACAGGTACTTGTCGGCGGCGCGTCCATCGCGACCATCGTCGCCTTTGGAGGCGTTCATCCCGCCGTCGCAAACGAGGACCGCACCAAGATTGCAGTTCGCGTCGAGAAGGACCTTTCCAATCTCGATCCCGCCAACCGTTCCGGCCCGGTCGATCTTAACGTGATCTGGTCGGTGCAGCAGGGCCTGATCTCGTTCAAGCCGGGCTCGACGGAATGGGAGCTCGACGCTGCAGAAGAGCTTGAACAGGTCAGCGACACCGAAATCCGCTTCAAGCTGCGCAGCGGCCTCGCCTTTACCGGCGGCTATGGCGACCTGACGGCCGAAGACGTGAAATTCTCCTTCGAGCGCTTCATCAAGCCGGATAGCGAAGGCAAGCCCGTTACCTACGCCAAGGATTGGTCCGCACTTGATCGCGTCGAAGTGACCGGCCCGCTCGAAGGCCGTATCATCCTGAAGAACCCAGCACCGGCGCTTTACACGATCGCGTTGGCCGATGGCTCTGGCCGTATTCTCTCGAAGAAGGCTTTCGAAGCCCTCGGAGAAAAGGCAATCGCCACGAAGTTGATCGGCAGCGGTCCTTACGTGCTCAAGGAATGGACCCCGCGCGAGCAGTTCGTCCTTGAAATCAACCCGGACTACAAGGGCGCGATCAAGCCGCACTTCCTTCAGATCGTCGGCAAGCCGATTGGCGAGCAGAAGACCGCCGAGATCGCCTTCCAGTCCGGCGAGATCGACTTCACCGCCATCGACCCGGAAAGCGGCAAGGCGTTGGCGGAATTGCCGGATGCGAGCGTGACGCAAATTCCGGCGATCGACTATGTCTGGTTCGGCCCCAACATCGAGAAGGCGCCATTCGACGATATCCGCGTGCGTCAGGCGCTTCGCTATGCCGTCGATATCGACGCGATCCTGCAGGGTGCCTATTCCGGCATCTATCCGCGGGCCAATTCGTTGCTGGCGCCGAGCCTGCTCGGCTACTGGAAAGACGCGCCGGTTCACGCCCGCGATCTGGAAAAAGCCCAGGCTCTCCTCGCAGAAGCCGGTCATGCCGATGGCTTCAAGACGAAGCTGACGATCGAAGCCAATGCCCGCTACGAGGCGATCGCCCAGATCATCCAGGCCAATCTGGCCGAAGTCGGCATCGAGGTGGAGATCGAGGCGCTGGAATCCGCAGCCTATTGGGCGCTCGGCGAAAATGATGCCAGCAAGGACCTCGAGTTGTCGCTGATCAAGTACAACGGCAAGTTCGACCCCGGCTTCCAGACACAGTGGTTCACCTCGGCGCAGGTTGGCCAGTGGAACTGGCAGCGCTGGAAGAGCGCCGATTTCGACGCGCTGCATGAAAAGGGTGGCGTCACCGTCGATCCGGCCGAGCGCGAGAAGATCTACATCGAGGCGCAGAAGCTGCTCGACGAATCCGCCGCCTTCATCTGGATCACCCACAATCTCAATGCCTTCGCCTCGCGAAAGTGGTTGAAGCCGGGCGTCCTGCCGAATGGCAACAACTGGCTTTACACGGCCTTTACGGAAGCGACGGCCTGA
- a CDS encoding fatty acid desaturase, with amino-acid sequence MSIRPSPEILPSQSTLSVIARIEWQTVALALAIYGGYFAVTWFWQSLPVVVVIAAGGWLVAWHGSLQHEVIHGHPTRNRRVNDAIGWPPLSLWLPYAIYREGHLTHHRDEHLTDPIEDPESSYFTQVAWESIGWLGRRLAAWNTTLLGRLTLGPVVMIVNFLVQEAALVFKGDRNRAALWARHAIGVGAVLVWVMWVCEMPLWLYLFGFVYVGAALSRLRSYAEHRYADHHDERTAIVENSPLFGLLFLYNNLHVLHHKRPGVPWYRIPLLYRRHRDFLVSVNGGLVYNGYVDVARRFLVKPHDDPRHPQHRQPVTRRDDEVSAVPEITI; translated from the coding sequence ATGTCCATCCGCCCGTCGCCAGAAATACTGCCTTCCCAATCCACCCTTTCCGTCATCGCCCGAATTGAATGGCAGACGGTGGCTTTGGCTCTCGCCATTTATGGTGGCTACTTTGCCGTGACATGGTTCTGGCAGTCATTGCCGGTCGTCGTGGTCATCGCCGCTGGCGGCTGGTTGGTCGCCTGGCACGGGTCGCTGCAGCATGAGGTCATCCACGGCCATCCGACCCGCAACCGGCGTGTCAATGATGCGATCGGTTGGCCGCCTTTGTCGCTCTGGCTGCCTTACGCGATCTACCGAGAAGGCCACCTGACCCACCATCGCGACGAACACCTGACCGACCCGATCGAAGACCCGGAATCGTCTTACTTTACACAAGTTGCCTGGGAGAGCATCGGCTGGCTCGGCCGCCGCCTGGCGGCGTGGAACACGACGTTGCTTGGACGGCTGACGCTCGGCCCTGTTGTCATGATCGTCAACTTCCTCGTTCAGGAAGCCGCACTGGTCTTTAAAGGTGACCGGAACCGCGCGGCATTGTGGGCGCGGCACGCGATCGGCGTCGGCGCCGTTCTGGTCTGGGTGATGTGGGTCTGCGAAATGCCCCTGTGGCTCTATCTCTTCGGCTTCGTCTATGTCGGCGCAGCACTCAGCCGGCTGCGGTCCTATGCCGAACATCGCTATGCCGACCATCACGACGAGCGCACGGCCATCGTCGAAAACAGCCCGCTGTTTGGACTTCTCTTCCTCTACAACAACCTGCATGTGCTGCATCACAAGCGGCCCGGCGTTCCATGGTACCGGATACCCTTGCTCTATCGCCGTCACCGCGATTTTCTGGTCTCGGTGAATGGCGGCTTGGTCTATAACGGCTATGTTGACGTGGCGCGTCGCTTTCTAGTGAAGCCCCATGACGACCCACGCCATCCTCAGCATCGCCAGCCTGTCACCCGACGTGACGACGAGGTAAGCGCTGTTCCAGAAATTACTATTTGA